In Gemmatimonas sp., the following are encoded in one genomic region:
- a CDS encoding RNA polymerase sigma factor, translating into MTTPVFASLHPAVPASSPGAVAAVTGTSGAGAVDSGLATGLDTDVAAAASGDRRAFERLYRAHVDRVYAICTRMLADPQLAEEVTQDVFVRVWQKLPGFRGESAFSTWLHRVAVNVVLSRRKRASIHGARTADDDALDEAPSRAVFVGERLDLDAAIAGLPAGARRVFVLHDVEGFTHEEIGEQLGITPGGSKAQLHRARMLLRAALNR; encoded by the coding sequence GTGACTACCCCTGTGTTCGCCTCGCTACATCCCGCCGTCCCGGCCTCATCGCCGGGCGCGGTCGCTGCTGTGACGGGAACCAGTGGCGCCGGCGCGGTGGATTCGGGGCTGGCTACCGGCCTGGATACCGACGTCGCGGCCGCTGCCTCGGGCGACCGGCGCGCGTTCGAACGGCTCTACCGGGCGCATGTCGACCGGGTGTACGCGATCTGCACGCGCATGCTGGCCGATCCGCAGCTGGCCGAGGAAGTCACGCAGGACGTGTTCGTGCGGGTGTGGCAAAAGCTGCCGGGCTTCCGCGGCGAGTCGGCATTCAGCACGTGGCTGCATCGGGTCGCGGTGAACGTCGTGTTGTCGCGTCGCAAGCGGGCCAGCATTCACGGCGCCCGCACCGCCGACGATGACGCCCTCGACGAGGCGCCCTCCCGCGCGGTATTCGTCGGCGAACGATTGGATCTCGATGCCGCGATCGCCGGACTGCCAGCGGGTGCGCGACGGGTATTCGTGTTGCATGACGTGGAAGGCTTTACGCACGAAGAGATCGGCGAGCAGCTCGGCATCACGCCGGGCGGCAGCAAGGCCCAGTTGCACCGTGCGCGCATGTTGTTGCGCGCCGCCCTGAATCGGTAA